The Papaver somniferum cultivar HN1 chromosome 6, ASM357369v1, whole genome shotgun sequence genome segment AACAATTAGCATCAGCAAAATCTATTATGCAATATTATTATATACTACGTACagtatctttttattttgtaaattttaaaTACAAAATACAAAAATTAGTATCTATTTCTTTGATAACTTTGATGAATTAAATCAGAGTATTTAATCAGATTAATCCTAGCTGTAATCCGCCCTGTTGAGATAGATGATTTATACTACTATTCTGTAGATTTTATCTTCTCAAAATGAGATTGTTGGAAACACAATACTAAAACATATTCTTTTTGGATTTGATGGTATGCAATAGTTGTAATGATCAGAAAaggatgatatatatatatatatatgaacgtACCGATAGTTGAGCACTTAGTTTCCCCGTCAATGGTATCCATAGCTGTTAACACGAATATAAACCGAAGTAAAAACGTCAAGAGCAGTAGTGAGTAGAAAACCATCCGATACGAAACCCGTCTTGATCCAACCTTTACTTTCATGAAATCTCTCACTCCTTTCCCAGTAAATACAGTTACATGTCTCAAACTCGGGGATATATGAAGCCGCATTTTGACAATACTTTGAACGGAAAACGGAGCCAAATTATATCAACTTGTTCTATATATCTGTAAGAATCCGCTCCTTTCTGTCTCTCTGCTCTCAGAGAAAACTACAAAAAGACGAATGTTAGAGAGATACTGTAAATGGAAGAGAAGTGAGGTGGTCTTAGTTATTGTTGTTTATCTCTTACCTAACCTTGCTTAGCAAACAGGCTAAATTGAAAGTAATATATGAATATTGAGAGAATTCTGAAACGGTTGTTGTAAATGAAAATGACTCTGGACTGAAAAGAAAGTTGGTTGTTTTGTTTAGGTTTCAAAGATTCGTCAATTTTATAGTTTTGGCttgattttgaagatgaagaataaaTATAGAGAAAAGGCTCAGGGttgtgttgttgttggtgttgttgtggTTGGGGGATATATTGCTTCATATTGCCTCCATCAGTTGGAGAAAGGGAAAGACAAATGAGAGATCGGAGTGAGATGTTTGGGTTTTTGATGTAAACAGAGTTGCTAAAATTGAAAAAGACACCCCCTTCTCTCCTATATCCCTCAACCACAAAAGAAAAGGGAACTAACTCTCTCCTATTTAAAAGACTTCTTAAATAACAATCTAACAAGGCTTATTGGTCGAGCCAGGAAGGAACCCATCACATATATATTCTCCAATTCAACTCTTACTTCgttttatcttgtttttgagcACATAAATAGATATCTTCTTCAATTGAATTGACTCCCATTGAATTGagtcatttttttttctaaagaaTGACTTGCATAAGAAAATCCATGCCGATGATAGTTTTTAATGAGCTGTTTCCGTATAAACTAGACTGCAAATTAATATTGTATAGTGACTTAATTATATAAATTGAACAAGTAGCTATGGCAATGTATCCGTATTAATCTGAAAATGGGGTTTGGTTGGTGGGAAGGAAACAAGATGTGCATATTAGCAAACTAATTAAATTATTAATGGGTTCGACTTGATATAAACGTTTGCCAGTCGTATACGTTTGAAAAACACTGTTTGCATGCCTAAAAATTTCAACGTGCACCTTACAAAAATTCAAGTCTGTGGTCATCCCGCCAAAGCCCCTCTATTACGGCGTCATAAACCGTGCGTTCTACTCCTACAGTCCTCCTTTGGACGTAAAGATTTTGATGGCCAGTTTGATGACCTTAAGGTATGACCAGGTCAGCAGACCGAATCTTAATCCGGGTCAAGAAAGAGATGATTTCTGCTCCATTCGGGTACTCAGTTTCATGAGCTTATGATCCAAACTGAACTCGGCCCTGGCCCATATACGCCCTAAAAAGGAACCAAACCAAACCAGGGTGCTGAACGAGCCATAGAGATTTGCAGTGCGCCGCTCCCTCTCTCTCGTCTTAAAGCTCAAACACAGAAAAACAAGGAAGCTTGTTGTTCATCCTCAATGGATGTCATATGCCCTCTTGATTTAGAATTCTCAGATAAAATATCACTTCTTCTTAAACCTCCATCCCCTAACGATGTTCaggtaattttcttaattttttgtttttcaagtttaataAAATTCATCGACTAATACTAGATGAGAACTGAAGTAATTTATATTCTGATATTCTACTTTTCATTCTTGAAACAGAATTATTTTGACAAGATTATAGAAGAAAGACAATGCCTTGGTCTCAAAATCAAACAAGACGGAGAATTTGGAAAATGTGTTTTTGCCGAATCAGAATTCAAAGAGGGGGACCTTGTTTTGAAGGACCAAATGCTTGTTGGAGCTCAACATAGTTCAAATAAGGTTTTATACTCTTTTATTATTACTTTGGGTGTATTTCTTGTCGGTTTGATatgagtttgtaaatattgtttgcTCTCTTTCATATTGCAGGTTGATTGTTTAGTATGTAGTTACTGTTTCCGCTTTATCGGTTCAATAGAACTTCAAATTGGTAGGAAACTCTATTTGCAACAGTTAGGACTATCTGTAAGAAAAGAATGTGATACTGAAACACACTCACACATTTCAAAAAAGTGTCGTTTAGATGATTCATCGGATGAGGAAGATGATTCCTATAGAACGAGCCACAATGAGGGTTCATGCTCGTATAGTCAACAAAAGGAGGCTATACCTCTCTCTCAGGAAGTTCTAGAATCATTGCTTAAGGGTGATGTAAAATTGCCTTACTCGAGTCAATTCAACTTGCCTTCATCCGTTCCATGTCCTGGTGGGTGTGATGAAGCACAATACTGCAGGTTTGGAgaacattttttctttttctgtatgCAGCATCAAGTTTTTTTCTTCGCTACAAGTAAATGAGTAGAGTACGTGAAGATGTGTGTTATTCCATTTTTTCTGTAACGCTGATAATATATTTGTGGTTCCTTAGAGTGATGTTGGGCTTCCACTCTTTTGTAGCAAATCCTGTGCTGACGCTGATTGGGAATTGTTTCATTCTTTACTATGTACTGGGAAGAACTCAGTATCCGCCAGCCGGGAGTCAATCGTAAACTTCATAGAACATGCTAATGGTAGGATTTCAACAGCATTATACGTTTGTACTAATAGACACATTAGCAGCATTTTCATCAAGTCCGGGTTATCATTCTCATCATGTACCTTCTTTCTTATCCGTCTCCTTTTCTTATTGTAGAGACAAACGATATTTTCATACTTGCTGCCAAGGTATGATTGGTTATACGGCATTATTGTGGTTTACTATTGATCTAGGTGTGCCATAGTTTGTGTGCAATGTACTTTCAAAAGTATGGAAATCATGTCTCCTGTTTGTTAATATGAATGCTCCAGCTCCCGAGTCAACACTGTATTGTAATCTCAATTAGTGAAGCTACGCCCTTAATAGCTACCGAAGGAGGCAGTTTCAAGCTGTTTAACCTCACCTTTGAACTCTTTTATGGGGTAGCTGTAAATAGCTTTAGATGCCTATCAAACATGTATGCTAGCCATCATAGATATGTCTAATTAATAAGTAAAATATTATTCTTGTATGAACTTATCTTTTTGTTTCTACTTTCAGACAATTTCATCGACCATTTCAAGGTATAAGAAATTGAAAGCAGCTCAAACTGAACGCCGAGAGCGATTTACTGGAAAAAATGGAATTGACAGTTCTGAATTCTCTTTGCTTTTGGAGGCTTGGAAACCCGTATCGATGGGATACAGGCGAAGGTAATTCTTAGTGTTTGTATGAGTAGTCTCTCTTTATTATGTACCTTATTATTACAACAGTTTTGATCATCTTATGTGAAGCCTTTATATACACTAATTTAAAAGCGCCGGTAGGATGAGGGTTCCTTGTGAAGGATCTTTTCTGAGTATGAAATATTAACAGTTATGGGGCATAGCAAGAGAATTTGGTCTTTTCGGGGTTGGAAGATTCCTTGTAATCCAAATAattagatgaaggaataattagTTGTATTTATGTTCCATTTTCACATTTCTCGATAACATGTATAAAGTACTATAAGCAATATACATGTGCATAATAAATCAGTACTTCACACACGTGTCTGTTCAGGGTTTCTGATTCATTTCTTTATTGTTCTTAGTCCTTTTCTGAAACCATTGTAATGCCCCAATTGAAGCTGTTGTGTTTTGGTGTTGCTTTAGGTGGTGGGAGTGTGTTGCTTTGCCAGATGATGTTGATAGTTGCAATGAAACTTCCTTTAGAATGGAAATTAAGGAGCTAGCATTCAAGGTATATACCTTCAAATCATTTGCGTAAGTGTTACTGATTGTATGTGAAGCATGTTAGGATTTGAAAAGATACCAGCAACTGGTATACTGATCCGCCCAATTTTTGGTTGATCTTCATGATTCTATATCTGTCTACCTTTCTCATAtataatgatcttgatattttcacCACAAATTAAATATTTGTATTGCCTTCCTCCTGTAAAATGTTATTGGTGTTTGTTTGACTTTCCCAGTCGCTGGATCTCCTAAAGAAGGCAATCTTCGACAAAGAGTGTGCACCATGTATCCTTTTAAGGTTTAAGTGCTGATATAATATGTAACATTGGAGTTTTCTAGGTTATCCGAGGTATTTAATAGACAACCTTGACTTTGCCTAGTATTCTCGCTTGAAATCTATGGTCAGATCATCGGCATGTTTGAGCTAAATAATCTGTAAGTTCCTACCCCTATAAAATTATGCTTTCCTCGGAAGCCAAGTAACAGATCAAAATTGCGCGTAGCGAAATACTCTACTTAAAAATCAGGAATACCTGATCTTTGGATAAAAATAGTAATGTGGAGGGTCTATCTTTCATTCGTTAATCTGACATGGATTCATAAATGCAGCGATTTGGTTGTAGCATCACCGGTGGAAGATTAtttcttatatgttgatgatcttcCAGATAAGGAAAAGGTCAGCATTTAAATCCTCCTTGTCATCATTAGTCTGCATCTACTGAATTAAAATCCatatatttcagtatttcacttCTTTTCTCGTGATAACTTAGAGATTATGTTTCAGGAAGAAGCTGAAAGAACTACCCGGCCACTTCTAGATGCTCTTGGTGATGACTATTCAGCTTGTTGTGAAGGTATTCATTCTTCTCAATTTAAACATAGGTTTGTATGAGGTGGTTTTAGAGACTTGGAGAGTTAGGTGAGGGAAACCAGAGGAAAGATAGAGAAACGTTGTGTACTTCCTGGTAGGATTTCTGTAGAACACCCCTAGGTGTTTTGTAAGTGCCTGGAAGCTAGGGCATGTTGACATGCTGGTTAATTCAGGATCAACTTCGAATGATATTGAACGTTACTAGTAGGAGCTGACGGAACTAGGGGAGGCTGGCGTGCTCCAGCCACCCTAAAATTTCTAAACCTacccaattttctttttttttcatgagtatattttgaagaaaaataaatagcCCCCCTAGAAGTTTAGTTCTTAGCCCATTCTACTGTTTAGCCCAGCTAGACCATCGCTGGGCGCGGCGCTGGTTCTACAATACAAGGTATAATGATACCAGTAAATATTAGCAAAATATCATAAACAGGTAAACTAGAAGTCTAGAATTTTTTAATAGTTGCAAATAAGTCTTTCTCTGCCATATATGATTTCACCTGAGCATGTTTAAAATGAAATCCTTATAGGTTAAAAATATGTAATGTGAATTCTAGGAACCACAAACAAGTTCCACCTTGACCTCTTTTCAGAAAATATCTACTAGCATTTAAAGAAAGACTGAGCATCAAAATGATTTCACCTGAGCATGTTTAAAATGGAATCCTTATAGGTTAAAAATATGTAATGTGAATTCTAGGACCCACAAACAAGTTCCACCTTGACCTCTTTTCAGAAAATATCTACTAGCATTTAAAGAAAGACTGAGCATCAAAATGATCTCCTTAGACGACTCCTCAGTCAGGCAGTTGATTGCCATGAAGACGTCACTGAGCCTAACCTTGTGGAGATTTATACCGACGGGATGGTTCCTGTGTGGAGAGCCTTGTTGGAAAACCTTGGTCTTCAGACCTTTTTGGATTTACATGAAGCCACCAATGGATCTGCTACTTCTGCACCTGTTATATCTTGAACAGTCTGTTGAGGATCGTGAATATGAATCTTATTAGCCAAACGACCCTATTTTTTAAATTGTCTCAATCAAATAGGGAATTGGCCTACTTTCTTAGATTAATTTTACTTTACTACTTTTAGCATCTGGTCATTTGAAGTTCACACTAACTCCACATCATGTTTCTGTGGTTTATCTCAAAAATGTAATATCGTGATTGAAAGCCATCCATGTTCGTTATTAGCTGCACGTTAATGTAACAATATACAACCGTGTTAACCCTAGTGCATTCAACTACAAGTGATTTGTTGTTTTCTAGATTTGAGAACAGGACATGTCAACTATTTGTGTGGGATTTCCTTGAGCATGACTCTCTCCTCGCTCTTCTTTCCTCCCTTTCAAACAAGGCCCTCACTTTCAAAACTACTAAAAAACAAGGATCAACCTACCTTTTACTTTGGCCTGACTGTTTTTTGCATTCGTAGAAACTGCATCTGTTCTTTGCGTCATCAGTGCTATAATTAAATATATCCATGAAACGTATCTAACCTTTGATTTGGGGATTCCTCACAGGTTCAGCATTTTTTCCCTTACAGAGTTGTATGAATCATTCCTGCTGTCCTAATGCTAAAGCATTCAAAAGAGAAGAGGTAATATACATATAATTGAAATTGCGGGTTACAAAACCATTTTTGTTTTCCTTCAATTTGAACTTGATGACAAAATTCAAATTCTGTTCTGAACCAAAATGCAGGATAAAGATGGCCAAGCAACAATAATCGCGCTTCAACCCATATCCAAGGGAGAAGAAGTAATTTTCTTGGCCTATTTTTCAGTCTGGCAGTATTCAGAAAAGAAAATAAGCACGTTTTACATTCAATATTacctttcgaaaaaaaaaaacattcaatattcgttTGTCTGACCAGTTTTTGTTGTGGATGTTTAGGTTACAATTTCATACATCGATGAAGACCTTCCTTTTGAAGAGAGACAAGCACTGCTGGCAGACTATGGATTCAGATGCAAGTGCAAAAAGTGCCGTGAAGACGATCCCTAGAGTTTCGTCACGGGAAGACCAATTGTAAAGAGTAAACGGAAACTGTTGGAAACATTTCTGGCCATCTTAGgaggaatgaaacatttctttATGCATGTTTGTAACTTTtatattaggtttttttttggcCAACGGTTTGCATTTCCCTGCCAAGAGAGTCAAAATGCGTTGGAGCATACTTCCAATACACAGGAATTTTGTCACTGAGTTTCGTAGATCACTCGTCATTAGCAAGATAAATGGGAACCTTTCCTAATGTTCATTTGTTAGCACATTGTTGTCATTGTTATTGAATGACAAAGAGCTGACGTTTGGATTTGCCTTTCTTTTTGTTGAGATACATATCTTTCTGTATTCTCTATCGAGTTTTCTTTGGTCATGTAACCCAGCCATGATACATCCATTTACACCTTTGCAATGGAACTGCAGTTAATGATCATCTGAGCAAGTCTTAGTGGGTAATCAAGGAGTGCTGACATTAAACCAATCAGCCAATGCACTTGTTCGATACAAACTACACCCTCAAAACTGAACAATGGAGGAAAATTAAGTCTGACCTAATTCATTTAACTGTTGCATATATAGAGATGGCATCTTCCCTTACAAATAGAGGACAGTATCTCAGTGGGTCTTTCATCTGAACAACGAGCTAAACAACAGGTTTGAGTACACCAGTATACATAAAGAATGTTTTCATTCATTTTTATCGCAATGACAAGTTGATCAAACGGGGATAAAACCCACTCAGAACATGCAGAACTTAAGGTATGAGCTTCTTGATATATCTGtaaaaaatgagaagaaaaaacTTGCTCGTTAGAAGCTAAACAAAAAAGGAGAAAGATAATAATCTATCATGGGATACTCACCAATTTAACTTCTGTCTTGGAATCCAAAGAACTGTTCCAAGTTTCGAGAGCTGTACACATTAGAAGCAGTACACTCGGATCTGCTTGAAGAAATGTGAAGCTGATGTTTGATGAATCTCTGAAACGATAGTGTCCAAGTATTAGACGGAACTAGTGCTAAATTACACATGCAGATATGGTATTGTGATAATTCACTTGACCATTAAAAGAAAGGAATGAGGTACAAGGATCTAAGAATATACAGATAATTGTGTTATGATCTCAGGATTTGAGTCGATATGCCAGTCTGGTTCTAGTTGCCGGACGAAAGATGTACGCCCAATCTCTGTGCTGCAAAAGAGAACCTGATGGGTACAAATTCAAGAGATCTGGTTAACAGAGACGAAGTAAACAAATAAAATAGTGTTGGAAGGAGATGGAGAAAAGAGcagtttttattttcattatttgtatTTTAAGAAAGTAAAAATGGAACAATATATGCATTATATCCAATGAGTGAAGAGAACAGCAGGGAAACACCAAACTAATTGCTGTAGACTACATTCTTCTCCAAGTAAATGAAAAATCACCTTATCTTTTACCAAGCCAGCAGATGTAAATATCCCAGCCTCTTCTAAAGCCAAAAGTACCCTTTCCTGAAACATTACTCACTTTCATTAATTATATATACAGCAGTGGTGCAAAGATTGCTGTGAAGCATGAAATCCTATCAAGGTAAACGTTTTACTGAACTCTAATTCCTGGACATACAATTAGATGCTTCTCATGGATGGCATCATACTCGCTATGGATAGGAAACCCTACTTTTCTTGATAGCATTGAATGAGTTCAAAGTTATCTTATGAGAATGGAGAAATAAGATCTGAATGCTGCATACCCCACTTTCGTCATCAACAATTCTTTCCATCAGATAAAGATCACAAAACTTTGTAATTTCCAAAAGCACTTCCAAGACTGATGACCTCACTGTGGCATGTTTCTACAATGAACATGAAACAGACACCAGATCAATCATTTCATTTCTCTATTACATGTGTATGTTGTTCCAAACAAAATCGCATACCCACCTGAAGCTCCTCGGGGGTACTTTCTTCAAGAAGTACACCAACCAACCGGCATGTCACCTACAACAACATGAACAGATACAAAATTTATTAAGAGATAATAAATTTCTCACACCATTCCTTCTACAGATGACATAAATAGAGTAAATACAATGCAAGAACAAAATTGAGCCTGTCAGTGTAATATGGATAGTACAAACCCAAATGTACAGGGCTCAACCATTCGAATTCCACACAGATATAGACATTCAAATAAATAGTGCACAGCCGCTAACTTCTCGACACAAGTAACAAACCGAGCGAGCAAACAAGCACATAAAGGTGCATGCCACTCGGAAAAAGCAATATATCCTCCCAGAGCCATGATAAAATCAATTAGCTTATCTAAATAAAACAGTTCTAAAAAGCCTTAAATAATGGTTCTGACTGTTGAATTCTAAAATCTATCAGCTACTGAAGGAAAAGATTCTCTGAAACTTCCTTCACTAGGCAAGaaaagaaactaggcaagaaaagaaaaagaaaagttaccACCCAATACAAACTAAGGAACTCCACAATCAGTGCTAATAAGCAGAAGGGTGTCAACTGTTCGGCATGACCCTTGTCACGCAGTCATTTACTCGAACATACAAACCATTTCAACCTAAATAATGACAACTAGCTAACTGCAAGTAAGGACCTACAATACAGTTCCCTAACAATAGCCTTAAGTTCCACACTAACCCCAAACATACTCCAAAACAGGTGGATATAAATGTCTTAAAACAATACAATGTGCTCTTGCAAGAATTTCATGTTAATAGTTACCTTTCTCCCATCACTCAGTTTCTGCCTCACAATTTGCACTAAAGTTGGCTGCAAATAAAAACATGTTACTGCATTACGTCAAACAGCAACTGTATTGAGCATAACAAAAAGAACGGGAAAATGAGAGTTGCTCTATACAATACCTTAACTGGTTGGAAAAACTCATCAATGACATACTGCGCCCTTGAATCATCAGCAGACGAAATAACTGCTGTGCTAGAATG includes the following:
- the LOC113287836 gene encoding histone-lysine N-methyltransferase ATXR2-like, translating into MDVICPLDLEFSDKISLLLKPPSPNDVQNYFDKIIEERQCLGLKIKQDGEFGKCVFAESEFKEGDLVLKDQMLVGAQHSSNKVDCLVCSYCFRFIGSIELQIGRKLYLQQLGLSVRKECDTETHSHISKKCRLDDSSDEEDDSYRTSHNEGSCSYSQQKEAIPLSQEVLESLLKGDVKLPYSSQFNLPSSVPCPGGCDEAQYCSKSCADADWELFHSLLCTGKNSVSASRESIVNFIEHANETNDIFILAAKTISSTISRYKKLKAAQTERRERFTGKNGIDSSEFSLLLEAWKPVSMGYRRRWWECVALPDDVDSCNETSFRMEIKELAFKSLDLLKKAIFDKECAPLFSLEIYGQIIGMFELNNLDLVVASPVEDYFLYVDDLPDKEKEEAERTTRPLLDALGDDYSACCEGSAFFPLQSCMNHSCCPNAKAFKREEDKDGQATIIALQPISKGEEVTISYIDEDLPFEERQALLADYGFRCKCKKCREDDP
- the LOC113287837 gene encoding peroxisome biogenesis protein 22-like; this translates as MADSPSSSKEESVQLIKKFGAYLTLKMSNLFSISIDNLSSRSLGTVAGVAIALVLTWRLLRTPAVPQRRQLKRQGPSTSSSGVNTHSSTAVISSADDSRAQYVIDEFFQPVKPTLVQIVRQKLSDGRKVTCRLVGVLLEESTPEELQKHATVRSSVLEVLLEITKFCDLYLMERIVDDESGERVLLALEEAGIFTSAGLVKDKVLFCSTEIGRTSFVRQLEPDWHIDSNPEIITQLSRFIKHQLHISSSRSECTASNVYSSRNLEQFFGFQDRS